The Mobula birostris isolate sMobBir1 chromosome 11, sMobBir1.hap1, whole genome shotgun sequence genome has a segment encoding these proteins:
- the LOC140204826 gene encoding sacsin-like: MSSSLHPESRAGGSISSSNKKIRKKFGATAPQFIDYLKEILRRYPDGGQILKELLQNADDAEANEVVFIFDERTYGSTSLFMKDLKKFQGPALIVYNDSVFSEEDWNSIQTTGISNKRNDPSKVGQFGLGFNTIYHITDVPSIFSGKYIGIFDPQQKLFGEQEAGYIWTLDDREDRNVLEHSRDQFRPFKCAMEVTGTTTWSNALKENYFKGTLFRFPLRTEPSEILASSYDRDKIFDLFDSFRADEDMNLLFLRNIASVSIKHIDTNGNVKVLSKIATLQPEHFPSFNWNLNVQNQELFCKVKTSTCIRAISQYFVNEKHHNHWLITNCIGIAGEWGKLDDLAERLSYTPCVGLAFPLNKVESSETSAETDFEGRLSFFLPLPNNEANRTGLPVHVNAFFGLSDNRRHIKWIESDQKYDEAAQWNELLIEKILPYAYCQLILDAITLAKASVLKPFSVYHIWPDLEKMNHKDRWVNIAKEITKHLMKLNTLCLAACEDNWITAGKAIFLHCCDRPDMKKAIENVLIKEAQPLVRVPVHVFKALEFALENQSALNIITPAYLRNILQHCDLYTLPYEQKLLLLEYILSDEQYSSLNNLPLLPLTNGSFIRFQISSCDEPVFTDSAKFPR; this comes from the exons ATGTCTTCTTCACTGCATCCTGAAAGTCGGGCTGGAGGCAGCATCAGCAGCAGTAACAAAAAGATCAG GAAGAAATTTGGTGCAACTGCTCCACAATTTATTGATTATCTGAAAGAGATACTACGTCGATACCCCGATGGAGGCCAGATTCTCAAG GAATTGCTTCAAAATGCAGATGATGCTGAAGCAAATGAGGTGGTGTTTATATTTGACGAAAGAACTTATGGGTCAACATCTTTGTTTATGAAGGATCTTAAAAAGTTTCAAG GTCCGGCTCTCATAGTATACAATGATTCAGTGTTTTCAGAAGAAGATTGGAATAGCATTCAAACTACAGGAATCAGTAATAAACGTAATGATCCCAGCAAAGTCGGCCAATTTGGACTGGGATTCAATACTATTTATCATATCACAG atgtaccaagCATATTCAGTGGGAAGTATATTGGTATATTCGACCCTCAGCAAAAGCTGTTTGGTGAACAGGAAGCTGGATATATATGGACTCTTGATGATAGAGAAGACAGGAATGTTCTTGAACACTCAAGGGATCAGTTCAGACCATTCAAATGCGCCATGGAAGTGACTGGAACAACAACATGGAGTAATGCATTGAAAGAGAATTATTTCAAAGGAACATTGTTTAGGTTTCCTTTGAGAACTGAACCTTCAGAGATATTAGCTAGCTCGTATGATAGAGATAaaatctttgatctttttgattcCTTTAGAGCAGATGAAGATATGAATCTCTTATTTCTAAGAAATATTGCATCCGTGTCAATTAAGCATATTGACACCAATGGAAATGTGAAGGTCCTTTCAAAAATAGCAACTTTGCAACCTGAACACTTCCCCAGTTTTAACTGGAATCTCAATGTTCAAAATCAAGAACTGTTCTGCAAGGTTAAAACTTCTACCTGTATCAGAGCTATTTCTCAATACTTTGTCAACGAAAAACATCATAATCACTGGTTAATAACAAACTGCATAGGCATTGCAGGTGAATGGGGTAAATTAGATGATCTGGCTGAGAGGCTGAGTTATACACCATGTGTTGGATTGGCTTTTCCATTGAATAAAGTAGAATCTTCAGAAACTAGCGCAGAAACAGACTTTGAAGGCCGTCTTAGTTTTTTTCTGCCACTTCCAAATAATGAGGCCAACAGGACAGGATTGCCAGTCCATGTAAATGCCTTCTTTGGACTTTCAGATAACCGGAGACATATCAAGTGGATTGAATCGGACCAAAAATATGATGAAGCTGCCCAGTGGAATGAGCTACTGATAGAAAAGATCCTTCCTTATGCATACTGCCAACTGATCCTGGATGCTATTACTCTGGCTAAAGCCTCAGTGCTAAAACCTTTTTCGGTGTATCATATCTGGCCAGACCTCGAGAAAATGAATCATAAAGACCGTTGGGTTAACATAGCTAAAGAAATCACTAAACATTTGATGAAACTTAATACTCTGTGCTTGGCTGCCTGTGAAGATAACTGGATAACTGCTGGCAAAGCCATCTTTTTGCATTGCTGTGATCGGCCTGATATGAAGAAGGCAATTGAGAATGTTTTGATAAAAGAGGCTCAACCGTTGGTTAGAGTCCCAGTTCATGTATTTAAGGCCTTAGAATTTGCATTAGAAAATCAAAGTGCCTTAAATATTATCACTCCAGCATACTTACGAAACATTCTTCAACATTGTGATTTGTATACTTTGCCATATGAACAAAAATTACTGCTTCTAGAGTACATTTTAAGTGATGAGCAATATAGTTCCCTCAACAACCTTCCATTACTGCCACTCACCAATGGATCCTTTATAAGATTCCAAATCAGTTCATGTGATGAGCCTGTATTTACTGACTCAGCAAAATTTCCAAGGTAA